TTTTCTTTGAGTGAGATTCCGTCTTTTCCACGAATATCGATCTTAAACAACGGCCCGGTCATCGCATCGTAACCAGTTGCAAAAACGAGGATATCCAGTTCATACTCTTCTTCCGTCGTTTTGAGTCCCTTGGGTGTTATCTCGGTAATCGGCGCACTCTTCACATCGACTAGCGTGACATTATGGCGGTTGTATGTCTCATAATAATTGGTGTCCAGAACAGGCCGTTTCGCAGCGAAATAATAAGTTGGTTTCAAAAGCTCGGCCACCTTGGTGTCTTTTACAACTTCACTTATTTTAGAGCGAATAAAATCGGCTGCTGTTTCGTTGGCTTCTGCGTTTAGTATCAAGTCATTGTAAGTGCTACCTAACCCAAAGCCTCCCCGATCCCAGACCTTTTGATATTCCCGCTGGCGTTCTTCCGGTGTATCTTCCAACGCAGATCGATCATTTTGCACTTTGTGAAGATAGCCAGTTGCAGATTCACGTGTTTGCCGTTTTATCTCACTATAGTTAGATTTCGTCTGGCGTATAAATTCCGGATCATAGGGATGGTTTCTCGCTGGCGTGCAATACCCTGGTGTCCGCTGAAAGACAAACAGATGCTCTGCCTCCTCGGCAATGACGGGGATCGACTGGATGCCGCTTGAACCTGTACCGATCACTCCAACTCGCTTCCCCTTGAATTCTACTTTTTCGTGTGGCCAATGTCCGGTGTGGTACCACTCGCCTTCGAAGCTATCAAAGCCCTTGAACTTGGGGATATTGGAGGAGGAGAGATTACCGACCCCCGTAATAAAATACGTCGCCGTTACATGTGTGCCGTCTTCCATTTGGAGTCTCCACCTGTTATGTACCTCATCGTAATAGGCCGCCGTCATGCGCGTTTTGAACTGGATGTCACGTCGCAAATCGAATTTGTCCGCTACATAGTTGAGGTAACTCAGTATTTCTGCCTGCTCTGGATATCTGGAGGACCAAGTCCATTCCTGATAGAGCTCCTCAGAAAACATGTAATTGTAAATGATGCTTTCCGAGTCGCATTTCGCTCCCGGATAACGATTGGCATACCATACGCCTCCAACATCTGGAGCGACCTCGTAGACTCGTACAGAAAATCCTGCTTCACGCAAGCGATAGAGCATATATAGCCCTGAGAATCCTGCTCCGATAATCACCGCGTCGAAGTCGCTATTCGCATTCGTCATTCCTGTTCCAACCTCCCAATGAAATCATTTAGTAGAATAGTTGAAGCGACTACTTAAAGTTTATGGTTTTGTTAGTTATCTGAATATTCCCAATTCCACACGTGAACATTCC
This genomic stretch from Brevibacillus sp. DP1.3A harbors:
- a CDS encoding NAD(P)/FAD-dependent oxidoreductase yields the protein MTNANSDFDAVIIGAGFSGLYMLYRLREAGFSVRVYEVAPDVGGVWYANRYPGAKCDSESIIYNYMFSEELYQEWTWSSRYPEQAEILSYLNYVADKFDLRRDIQFKTRMTAAYYDEVHNRWRLQMEDGTHVTATYFITGVGNLSSSNIPKFKGFDSFEGEWYHTGHWPHEKVEFKGKRVGVIGTGSSGIQSIPVIAEEAEHLFVFQRTPGYCTPARNHPYDPEFIRQTKSNYSEIKRQTRESATGYLHKVQNDRSALEDTPEERQREYQKVWDRGGFGLGSTYNDLILNAEANETAADFIRSKISEVVKDTKVAELLKPTYYFAAKRPVLDTNYYETYNRHNVTLVDVKSAPITEITPKGLKTTEEEYELDILVFATGYDAMTGPLFKIDIRGKDGISLKEKWAGGPQTRTYLGIANAGFPNMFMITGPESPSSLSNVPVSIEQHVEWIGDCIEYLREHGIASIEAKVEAEEAWSKHCSEVADSTLYTKTDSWYTGANIEGKPRGFLIYVGGVGAYRKICDEVAAKGYKGFSLTPSSTRETIS